A region from the Silene latifolia isolate original U9 population chromosome 7, ASM4854445v1, whole genome shotgun sequence genome encodes:
- the LOC141590752 gene encoding cysteine-rich receptor-like protein kinase 10: protein MVNCRKVEGTVECTTVVLSTNDEDKMIESDISSHLGDKEVVQYDFATLKIATRDFSAENRLGEGGFGIVYKGTIEAETVAIKRLSNTSGQGTKEFTAEARLLAKLQHRSLVRFLGFCVEGNEKLLVYEFLSNSSLDRFLFGKDPEKRPLLNWARRNKIVVGIARGLQYLHEDSRYTIIHRDLKPENILLDNEMNPKIADFGLARLFEQAQTFGNTIRIAGTRGYMAPECLSGEYSSKSDVYSFGVMLLEIVSGQSNRRFMQKSKKQDLPIHAWILWYEEKSMELVDPELDKTFSRTDIERCIQIGLLCVQADAEQRPTMTEVVLMLTVSAIYLTLPSPPVVTFPQLKVLSTNSTGQQSNSDPFSTKSITEDDLYPKPR from the exons ATGGTGAATTGCAGGAAGGTTGAAG GTACAGTTGAATGTACTACAGTCGTTCTTAGCACAAATGATGAAG ATAAAATGATAGAAAGTGATATAAGCAGCCATCTTGGAGATAAAGAAGTAGTACAATATGATTTTGCCACCCTTAAGATTGCAACAAGAGACTTCTCAGCCGAAAATCGGCTCGGAGAAGGAGGGTTCGGTATTGTTTACAAG GGGACAATAGAGGCTGAAACCGTAGCCATTAAAAGGCTTTCTAACACATCTGGACAAGGTACCAAGGAATTCACGGCCGAGGCTCGCCTTCTGGCGAAGCTTCAACACAGAAGTCTTGTCAGATTTTTGGGCTTTTGTGTTGAAGGAAATGAAAAACTACTCGTCTATGAGTTTTTGTCTAATTCTAGCTTGGACCGCTTCCTTTTTGGTA AAGATCCAGAAAAACGTCCACTCTTAAATTGGGCAAGACGAAACAAAATAGTAGTTGGAATTGCAAGAGGTCTCCAATATCTCCATGAAGATTCACGATATACTATTATACACCGTGACCTTAAACCTGAAAACATATTACTTGATAATGAAATGAACCCCAAGATAGCTGACTTTGGCTTGGCAAGACTCTTCGAACAAGCACAAACATTTGGGAACACCATTCGCATAGCAGGAACACG AGGATATATGGCACCAGAATGCTTGTCAGGGGAGTATTCGAGCAAATCCGATGTCTACAGTTTTGGTGTCATGCTTCTGGAGATAGTAAGTGGTCAAAGTAACAGAAGATTTATGCAGAAATCAAAGAAGCAGGACCTCCCAATTCAT GCATGGATACTATGGTATGAAGAGAAATCCATGGAACTAGTAGACCCTGAACTGGACAAAACTTTTTCACGCACCGACATTGAGAGGTGCATTCAAATTGGATTGCTATGTGTGCAAGCAGATGCAGAGCAAAGACCCACCATGACCGAAGTGGTTCTAATGCTAACTGTCAGCGCGATCTATCTTACGTTGCCATCACCACCAGTGGTGACCTTCCCTCAACTAAAGGTTCTTTCGACTAACTCTACTGGTCAACAAAGTAATAGTGACCCGTTCTCCACAAAATCTATCACCGAGGATGACTTGTACCCAAAACCAAGATGA